One Halobaculum sp. CBA1158 DNA segment encodes these proteins:
- a CDS encoding alkaline phosphatase family protein encodes MGLFDRLRGDDTPRVAFIGIDGVPHSLLAEHPDRFPNFAALAEEGSAGAIDSIVPPESSACWPALTTGVNPGETRVYGFQDREVGSYDTYVPMGRDVQATRLWDRVANEGLDATVLNVPVTFPPQRNVQRMVSGFLSPGVDKAAYPDDLRDYLESIDYRIDTNAKLGHKDDKSEFLEVSHETLDKRFEAFTHYIEQDDWDLFFGVFMTTDRVNHFLFEDYARDGEYYEEFMEFYETVDDYVGEIREMLPEDVTLVVASDHGFTVQDYEVDINRWLQEEGWLSFDDDDHEELGDIADGARAYSLIPGRLYLNLEGREPRGSVPEDEYDDVRDELKAEIEALEGPDGTPVAQRVVEKEEAFRGEHDDIAPDLVIIPNHGFDLKAKFKAHDDGVFSTGPRNGMHSFENATLFVDDPDASIADSDLLDIAPTILDLMDVEYARAEFDGGSLV; translated from the coding sequence ATGGGACTGTTCGATCGGCTTCGCGGGGACGACACGCCTCGCGTCGCCTTCATCGGCATCGACGGGGTGCCGCACTCGCTGTTGGCAGAGCATCCGGACCGATTCCCGAACTTCGCCGCGCTCGCCGAGGAGGGGTCGGCCGGGGCCATCGACTCCATCGTACCGCCGGAGTCGTCGGCCTGCTGGCCCGCCCTCACCACTGGGGTCAACCCCGGCGAGACGCGGGTGTACGGCTTCCAGGACCGAGAGGTCGGCAGCTACGACACGTACGTCCCGATGGGGCGGGACGTGCAGGCGACTCGGCTGTGGGACCGCGTCGCGAACGAGGGCCTCGACGCGACCGTGCTGAACGTCCCCGTGACGTTCCCGCCCCAGCGCAACGTCCAGCGCATGGTCTCGGGGTTCCTCTCGCCGGGCGTCGACAAGGCGGCCTACCCCGACGACCTCCGTGACTACCTGGAGTCGATCGACTACCGGATCGACACGAACGCCAAACTCGGCCACAAGGACGACAAATCGGAGTTCCTGGAGGTCTCCCACGAGACGCTCGACAAGCGCTTCGAGGCGTTCACCCACTACATCGAACAGGACGACTGGGACCTGTTCTTCGGCGTCTTCATGACGACCGACCGGGTGAACCACTTCCTGTTCGAGGACTACGCTCGCGACGGCGAGTACTACGAGGAGTTCATGGAGTTCTACGAGACGGTCGACGACTACGTCGGCGAGATCCGCGAGATGCTCCCGGAGGACGTGACGCTCGTCGTCGCCTCCGACCACGGCTTCACGGTGCAGGACTACGAGGTCGACATCAACCGGTGGCTCCAGGAGGAGGGGTGGCTGTCCTTCGATGACGACGACCACGAGGAACTGGGCGACATCGCGGACGGCGCACGCGCCTACTCGCTCATCCCCGGTCGGCTGTACCTCAACCTCGAGGGGCGCGAGCCCCGCGGGTCCGTGCCCGAGGACGAGTACGACGACGTTCGCGACGAGCTGAAAGCCGAGATCGAGGCGCTCGAAGGGCCCGACGGCACGCCCGTCGCCCAGCGCGTCGTCGAGAAGGAGGAGGCGTTCCGCGGCGAGCACGACGACATCGCCCCGGATCTTGTGATCATCCCGAACCACGGCTTCGACCTGAAGGCGAAGTTCAAGGCCCACGACGACGGCGTCTTCTCGACTGGGCCGCGCAACGGGATGCACAGCTTCGAGAACGCGACCCTGTTCGTCGACGACCCGGACGCGTCGATCGCCGACTCCGACCTGCTCGACATCGCGCCGACGATCCTCGATCTGATGGACGTCGAGTACGCGCGCGCCGAGTTCGACGGCGGCAGCCTCGTCTGA
- a CDS encoding PaaI family thioesterase translates to MSDDLDRDSGPISPDHVDLLQAFIESHGFLSWLDLTVEDLERGRIVMSVPYDEKLVNPGSPVGSVHGGIAATLVDTASGFALRSTFDDPTTGSLATTDLNVTYLRPATDDLRVEAEVLRAGGSMGYTDTLVSSVDPDGEPKDVAVGRTSYRLFPDADRE, encoded by the coding sequence ATGAGCGACGACCTTGACCGCGATTCCGGCCCGATCTCTCCGGACCACGTCGACCTCCTGCAGGCGTTCATCGAGAGCCACGGCTTCCTCTCGTGGCTCGACCTGACCGTCGAGGACCTGGAGCGCGGCCGGATCGTCATGTCCGTCCCGTACGACGAGAAGCTCGTCAACCCCGGCTCTCCGGTCGGCTCGGTTCACGGCGGCATCGCCGCCACGCTGGTCGACACGGCCTCCGGATTCGCACTGCGGTCGACGTTCGACGACCCGACGACCGGGTCGCTGGCGACGACAGACCTCAACGTCACGTACCTCCGCCCCGCCACCGACGACCTGCGCGTCGAGGCGGAGGTGCTGCGCGCGGGCGGGTCGATGGGATATACCGACACCCTCGTCTCCAGCGTCGATCCCGACGGCGAGCCGAAGGACGTGGCCGTGGGACGAACCTCCTACCGGCTGTTCCCCGACGCCGACCGGGAATAG
- a CDS encoding DUF502 domain-containing protein, translating to MSTWKRDFASGLVVVTPLLVILFVANWLYNLLATLPFVPTITPPEGGVFAPGSRLAPLNEYAAPLYGFAEVLVALVVFVLLVFSAGYLMRTTSGRLAEGVIDNAINRVPGLRVIYNASKLAVETALTGTDDLQTPVKLEPWNGMRMTAFKTGQTTADGREVVFMPTAPNITTGFVMEVDPDDIEEVDEKVEEALTRILSAGFGEGGNRSPAEAAAAGVAEPGTPGARGGDSTSDADRDTDANRDTDAGDADRDDDRSAT from the coding sequence ATGTCCACGTGGAAGCGCGACTTCGCGAGCGGCCTCGTCGTCGTCACCCCGCTCCTCGTCATCCTCTTCGTCGCGAACTGGCTGTACAACCTGCTGGCGACGCTGCCGTTCGTTCCGACGATCACCCCGCCCGAGGGCGGCGTGTTCGCGCCGGGGTCGAGACTCGCACCCCTCAACGAGTACGCCGCGCCGCTGTACGGCTTCGCCGAGGTGCTCGTCGCGCTGGTCGTGTTCGTCCTGTTGGTGTTCTCCGCGGGCTATCTGATGCGGACGACGTCCGGCCGCCTCGCGGAGGGAGTGATCGACAACGCGATCAACCGCGTCCCGGGGCTGCGCGTCATCTACAACGCCTCGAAGCTGGCGGTCGAGACCGCCCTCACCGGCACCGACGACCTCCAGACGCCGGTGAAACTGGAGCCGTGGAACGGGATGCGCATGACGGCGTTCAAGACCGGACAGACGACCGCCGACGGCCGCGAGGTCGTGTTCATGCCGACCGCGCCGAACATCACCACCGGCTTCGTGATGGAGGTCGACCCCGACGACATCGAGGAGGTCGACGAGAAGGTCGAGGAGGCGCTCACCCGGATCCTCTCTGCCGGCTTCGGTGAGGGCGGCAATCGGAGTCCGGCCGAGGCCGCCGCCGCGGGCGTCGCCGAACCCGGAACCCCCGGCGCTCGTGGCGGCGATTCCACCTCAGACGCCGACCGCGACACCGATGCCAACCGCGACACCGACGCCGGCGACGCGGATCGCGACGACGATCGGTCGGCAACCTGA
- a CDS encoding proline dehydrogenase family protein, with protein MIPPIAGRFVAGETPAAAFEHVRRTNEDGVNVILNLLGEHYHDRAEAETDADAYVSLIRDIGDTDLDACVSVKPSQLGIDIGDDVFRENFRRVVAAGDEHGVFVWCDMEDADTTDATLDAFEALAREFDGGVGLCVQANLRRTRGDLDRLVDVPGRIRLVKGAYDEPESIAYTDKADVNEAYREDLEFLFKERDDGIAVGSHDPAMISLAEELHAEHGADYEVQMLMGVRDDEQRRLAADGVEVWQYAPYGDRWLSYFYRRVRERKENALFAVRAVLGV; from the coding sequence ATGATCCCGCCAATCGCCGGTCGGTTCGTCGCCGGGGAGACCCCCGCCGCGGCGTTCGAGCACGTCCGGCGGACGAACGAGGACGGCGTGAACGTCATCCTCAACCTCCTGGGAGAACACTACCACGACCGCGCCGAGGCCGAGACCGACGCCGACGCGTACGTCTCGTTGATACGCGACATCGGGGACACGGACCTCGACGCCTGCGTCTCGGTGAAGCCCTCCCAACTGGGCATCGACATCGGCGACGACGTCTTCCGCGAGAACTTCCGTCGCGTCGTCGCCGCCGGCGACGAGCACGGCGTGTTCGTCTGGTGTGACATGGAGGACGCCGACACCACCGACGCGACGCTCGACGCCTTCGAGGCGCTGGCGCGGGAGTTCGACGGCGGCGTCGGCCTGTGCGTGCAGGCGAACCTCCGGCGGACCCGCGGCGACCTCGACCGCCTCGTCGACGTGCCGGGGCGGATCCGCCTGGTGAAGGGAGCGTACGACGAGCCCGAGTCGATCGCCTACACCGACAAGGCGGACGTGAACGAGGCGTACCGCGAGGACCTCGAGTTCCTGTTCAAGGAGCGCGACGACGGCATCGCCGTCGGCAGCCACGACCCCGCGATGATCTCGCTGGCCGAGGAGCTGCACGCCGAGCACGGGGCCGACTACGAGGTCCAGATGCTCATGGGCGTGCGCGACGACGAACAGCGACGCCTCGCCGCCGACGGCGTCGAGGTGTGGCAGTACGCCCCCTACGGCGACAGGTGGCTGTCGTACTTCTACCGGCGCGTTCGCGAGCGCAAGGAGAACGCGCTGTTCGCCGTGCGGGCGGTTCTCGGCGTCTGA
- a CDS encoding CDP-2,3-bis-(O-geranylgeranyl)-sn-glycerol synthase, producing the protein MAGLVGTVAVALWAMLPAYVPNNAAVLAGGSAPIDGGRTWDGRRVLGDGKTWRGTAVGTAVGVALAFGLNAVSAPAGALLGVALPTFPPLAALGLALGAMLGDVGASFLKRRSGRERGASFPVLDQLDFVAGALGLALVLASDWVLATFSAPVLIVVVVATPALHLVTNGIAYLLGLKNEPW; encoded by the coding sequence ATGGCCGGACTCGTGGGGACCGTCGCGGTCGCGCTGTGGGCGATGCTGCCGGCGTACGTGCCGAACAACGCCGCGGTGTTGGCCGGCGGCAGCGCGCCGATCGACGGCGGACGGACGTGGGACGGACGGCGCGTGCTCGGCGACGGGAAGACCTGGCGTGGGACCGCCGTCGGCACAGCCGTCGGCGTCGCGCTCGCGTTCGGACTGAACGCCGTCTCGGCTCCGGCCGGCGCGCTCCTCGGCGTCGCGCTCCCGACGTTCCCGCCGCTCGCGGCCCTGGGGTTAGCGCTCGGCGCGATGCTCGGCGACGTCGGCGCGTCGTTCCTCAAGCGGCGCTCGGGTCGCGAGCGCGGCGCGTCGTTCCCCGTGCTCGACCAGCTCGACTTCGTGGCCGGCGCGCTGGGGCTGGCGCTCGTGCTCGCCTCGGACTGGGTGCTCGCGACGTTCTCCGCGCCGGTGTTGATCGTCGTGGTCGTCGCGACGCCGGCGCTGCATCTCGTGACGAACGGGATCGCCTACCTGCTGGGCCTCAAAAACGAACCCTGGTAG
- the pyrE gene encoding orotate phosphoribosyltransferase — MSDSSDGRGAGPDEGEQAALIDALRAADAVLFGEFELSHGGTSDYYVDKYRFETDPDCLGRIAAAYADRVGDAKLAGVALGAVPLVAATSVETGSPYVIVRKAAKEYGTGNRIEGELTEGEEVVVLEDIATTGQSALDAVEALREAGAVVNRVLVVVDREEGAADLLADHDVELESLLTASRLLADR, encoded by the coding sequence ATGAGCGACAGCAGCGACGGACGCGGCGCGGGACCGGACGAGGGGGAGCAGGCGGCGCTGATCGACGCGCTGCGCGCGGCCGACGCCGTGCTGTTCGGGGAGTTCGAACTCTCACACGGGGGCACCAGCGACTACTACGTGGACAAGTACCGGTTCGAGACCGACCCCGACTGCCTCGGTCGGATCGCCGCCGCCTACGCCGACCGCGTCGGCGACGCGAAACTCGCGGGCGTGGCGCTTGGCGCGGTCCCACTGGTGGCGGCCACGAGCGTCGAGACCGGATCGCCGTACGTCATCGTCCGGAAGGCCGCCAAGGAGTACGGCACCGGCAACCGGATCGAGGGCGAACTGACAGAGGGCGAGGAGGTCGTCGTGCTCGAGGACATTGCCACCACGGGGCAGTCCGCCCTCGACGCCGTCGAGGCGCTCCGCGAGGCGGGCGCGGTCGTGAACCGAGTGCTCGTCGTCGTCGACCGCGAAGAGGGGGCGGCCGACCTGCTCGCCGACCACGACGTGGAACTGGAGTCGCTGCTCACGGCGTCGCGCCTGCTCGCGGACCGCTAG
- a CDS encoding phosphoribosyltransferase family protein has product MNRAEKAALQLQAVAVLRTLKETRTYDELAEVTGLPAGDLNRYVNGHVLPGAERAREVVGGIGRETLADELEARIGFDDEGYVDNSGVVFDQPFLDLVAPVAAESFDFETPDVVLTAATDGITLGAAMASHFDAGLAYAKKSKETAVEEFIESRQRLASGIELTYYLPAGAIDAGESVLVVDDLIRSGETQELLLDIALQADAEVTGVFALIAVGDEGTDRAAEITDAPVGALTRFE; this is encoded by the coding sequence ATGAACAGGGCCGAGAAGGCCGCCCTCCAGTTACAGGCGGTCGCCGTGTTGCGGACGCTGAAGGAGACGCGAACGTACGACGAACTCGCCGAGGTGACCGGCCTGCCCGCGGGCGACCTGAACCGCTACGTCAACGGCCACGTCCTCCCCGGGGCCGAACGCGCCCGGGAGGTCGTCGGTGGGATCGGCCGCGAGACGCTGGCCGACGAACTGGAGGCGCGGATCGGCTTCGACGACGAGGGCTACGTCGACAACTCCGGCGTCGTCTTCGACCAGCCGTTTCTCGACCTGGTCGCGCCGGTGGCGGCCGAGTCGTTCGACTTCGAGACGCCGGACGTGGTCCTCACCGCCGCGACCGATGGAATCACCCTCGGGGCGGCGATGGCGAGCCACTTCGACGCGGGCCTCGCGTACGCGAAGAAGTCGAAAGAGACGGCCGTCGAGGAGTTCATCGAGTCGCGCCAGCGCCTCGCCTCCGGGATCGAGTTGACGTACTACCTCCCCGCGGGAGCGATCGACGCCGGCGAGTCCGTGCTCGTCGTCGACGACCTGATCCGCTCGGGCGAGACCCAGGAGCTCCTGCTCGATATCGCCCTCCAGGCGGACGCCGAAGTCACCGGCGTGTTCGCGCTCATCGCCGTCGGCGACGAGGGAACCGACCGCGCCGCGGAGATCACCGACGCGCCGGTGGGCGCGCTCACGCGGTTCGAGTAG
- a CDS encoding NCS2 family permease yields the protein MGLQQQLAAFFEFEELGTDLRTEVVAGVTTFLTMSYIVIVNPSILAVAIANGPGPDIGRSIPELQQMLAVVTLISAAVATLVMALYAKRPFGQAPGLGLNAFFAFTVVLGLGIPWNTALAAVVVEGVVFVLLTAAGAREYVIKLFPQPVKLAVGGGIGLFLAIIGLEAMRVVASDPETYLQFSPVFAQDPVAILSVVGLFLTFMLYARGVPGSIVIGILGTSLLGWAAAAAGYTAYTVPDDAGYVIADASLSPALDTLTYSAAGYDITPLVGAFIGGLANVDAFAFALIVFTFFFVDFFDTAGTLVGVSQVAGFLDEDGNLPDIDRPLMADAIGTTVGGILGTSTVTTYIESAAGVEEGGRSGMTALVIAVLFLLSLAVVPLAAAVPIWASHIALVAVAVLMLRNLVDIDWADYTNAVPAGLTILVMPFTYSIAYGIAAGIVSYPLVKAAAGDTDDIRAGHWVLAGAFVLYFFVRTGGVLGGAL from the coding sequence ATGGGGCTGCAACAGCAGTTGGCAGCGTTCTTCGAGTTCGAGGAACTCGGGACGGATCTCCGGACCGAGGTCGTCGCTGGCGTGACGACGTTCCTCACGATGAGCTACATCGTGATCGTCAATCCGAGCATCCTCGCGGTAGCGATCGCGAACGGACCGGGGCCCGATATCGGCCGGTCGATCCCGGAGCTCCAGCAGATGCTCGCGGTCGTGACCCTCATCTCGGCGGCCGTCGCGACGCTGGTGATGGCGCTGTACGCGAAACGGCCGTTCGGACAGGCCCCGGGCCTGGGACTGAACGCCTTCTTCGCGTTCACCGTCGTCCTCGGACTGGGCATCCCGTGGAACACGGCGCTCGCGGCGGTCGTCGTCGAGGGCGTCGTGTTCGTGCTGCTCACCGCCGCAGGTGCGCGCGAATACGTGATCAAACTGTTTCCCCAGCCGGTGAAGCTGGCCGTCGGGGGCGGCATCGGGCTGTTCCTCGCTATCATCGGGCTGGAGGCGATGCGGGTCGTGGCCTCCGACCCGGAGACGTACCTCCAGTTCTCGCCGGTGTTCGCGCAAGACCCCGTGGCGATCCTCTCGGTCGTCGGGCTGTTCCTCACGTTCATGCTGTACGCGCGAGGGGTCCCGGGCAGCATCGTCATCGGCATCCTCGGAACGAGCCTGCTCGGCTGGGCGGCGGCCGCCGCCGGCTACACCGCGTACACGGTTCCCGACGACGCCGGCTACGTGATCGCGGACGCCTCGCTGTCGCCGGCGCTCGACACGCTGACGTACTCGGCGGCGGGCTACGACATCACGCCGCTGGTGGGTGCGTTCATCGGCGGCCTGGCCAACGTCGACGCGTTCGCGTTCGCGCTGATCGTGTTCACGTTCTTCTTCGTCGACTTCTTCGACACCGCCGGCACGCTCGTCGGCGTCTCGCAGGTCGCCGGCTTCCTCGACGAGGACGGCAACCTCCCCGACATCGACCGGCCGCTGATGGCCGACGCGATCGGTACCACGGTCGGCGGGATCCTCGGCACCTCGACGGTGACGACGTACATCGAGTCCGCCGCGGGCGTCGAGGAGGGCGGCCGTTCCGGGATGACCGCCCTCGTCATCGCGGTGCTGTTCCTGCTCTCGCTGGCGGTCGTCCCCCTGGCGGCGGCGGTGCCGATCTGGGCGAGCCACATCGCGCTGGTCGCCGTCGCCGTGTTGATGCTGCGGAACCTCGTCGATATCGACTGGGCGGACTACACCAACGCGGTTCCCGCCGGACTGACGATCCTCGTGATGCCGTTCACCTACTCCATCGCCTACGGCATCGCCGCGGGCATCGTCTCGTACCCGCTCGTGAAGGCCGCCGCCGGCGACACCGACGACATCCGGGCGGGTCATTGGGTGCTCGCGGGCGCGTTCGTGCTGTACTTCTTCGTCCGCACCGGGGGCGTCCTCGGCGGCGCGCTCTGA
- a CDS encoding aryl-sulfate sulfotransferase, with the protein MATSLPVSRRTAARALVALVVLGLFAPAAVQALVPSDTGTPGTVGLEAGTVEEEANGSTVVAIQGFHFQGQGNQKKPARLVQVRPDGSTDWVYDGSNQDAFWFYDVDPLENGNLLVVGTNPDGTTVAELDRETREPVWTERFDFTDTHDVAMLPNGDLLIANMRNWNESAQRSDDRILVYNRSTDQIDWEWKFRNHYPNSTDGGFSEDWTHVNDVDRIAEDQYLVSPRNFDQAIVVNRSTNEIDYRLGEDGDHDTLHEQHNPDWLVSEDGNPTMLVADSENDRVVEYERRDGEWVEVWEVGTGQLDWPRDADRLPNGNTLITDSLNHRVIEVTPRGEIVWEYYATWGPYDAERIGTGAESNGPTMADQGVSGSYQIYGSAGLIEGTGDTLTFAAAVQNTFAGTVLADPAQGFATTWSGVVPWIRPVWMGSWAFAGAVGGLLVLVGWGVAEAVAARDRIRRGVRRAVREVRTRRGES; encoded by the coding sequence ATGGCGACTTCTCTCCCCGTCTCCCGGCGGACGGCCGCGCGGGCGCTGGTCGCGCTCGTCGTGTTGGGGCTGTTCGCCCCCGCGGCCGTCCAGGCCCTCGTCCCGAGCGATACGGGCACGCCCGGGACCGTCGGACTCGAGGCGGGCACCGTCGAGGAGGAGGCGAACGGCTCCACCGTCGTCGCGATCCAGGGGTTCCACTTCCAGGGCCAGGGGAACCAGAAGAAGCCCGCCCGCCTCGTCCAGGTGCGACCGGACGGTTCGACCGACTGGGTGTACGACGGCTCGAACCAGGACGCGTTCTGGTTCTACGACGTGGACCCGCTCGAGAACGGAAACCTGCTCGTCGTCGGCACCAACCCCGACGGCACCACGGTCGCCGAACTCGACCGCGAGACCCGAGAGCCGGTCTGGACCGAGCGGTTCGACTTCACCGACACGCACGACGTGGCGATGCTCCCGAACGGCGACCTGCTGATCGCCAACATGCGCAACTGGAACGAGTCTGCCCAGCGCTCGGACGACCGCATCCTCGTGTACAATCGCTCGACCGACCAGATCGACTGGGAGTGGAAGTTCCGGAACCACTACCCGAACTCGACGGACGGCGGCTTCAGCGAGGACTGGACCCACGTGAACGACGTGGACCGTATCGCGGAGGACCAGTACCTCGTCTCCCCGCGTAACTTCGACCAGGCGATCGTCGTGAACCGATCGACTAACGAGATCGACTACCGCCTCGGTGAGGACGGCGACCACGACACCCTACACGAGCAGCACAACCCCGACTGGCTCGTGAGCGAGGACGGCAACCCGACGATGCTCGTGGCCGACTCCGAGAACGACCGCGTCGTCGAGTACGAGCGCCGCGACGGCGAGTGGGTCGAGGTCTGGGAGGTCGGCACCGGACAGCTCGACTGGCCGCGCGACGCCGACCGCCTCCCCAACGGCAACACGCTCATCACCGACTCGCTCAACCACCGCGTGATCGAGGTGACGCCGCGCGGCGAGATCGTCTGGGAGTACTACGCCACCTGGGGGCCGTACGACGCCGAACGCATCGGCACCGGCGCGGAGTCGAACGGGCCGACGATGGCCGACCAGGGCGTGAGCGGTAGCTACCAGATCTACGGGTCCGCGGGCCTCATCGAAGGGACCGGCGACACGCTGACGTTCGCCGCGGCCGTCCAGAACACCTTCGCCGGGACCGTACTGGCCGATCCCGCCCAGGGCTTCGCGACCACGTGGTCGGGCGTCGTCCCGTGGATCCGCCCGGTGTGGATGGGTTCGTGGGCCTTCGCCGGCGCGGTCGGCGGACTGCTCGTGCTCGTCGGCTGGGGGGTCGCCGAGGCGGTCGCCGCGCGCGACCGGATCAGACGCGGCGTCCGTCGGGCGGTCCGCGAGGTCCGGACACGCCGAGGCGAGAGCTGA
- the ahaH gene encoding ATP synthase archaeal subunit H, which yields MPRPEVLERVKEAEADAEEIVAEAEADREARISEARSEADEIVAEAEAEADRIEEERLEEAREEIEEKREEIIAAGRRERTELVDEASDRVEEVVEFAVERFEEAVHAQA from the coding sequence ATGCCGAGACCCGAAGTTCTCGAACGCGTGAAGGAGGCCGAAGCCGATGCCGAAGAGATCGTCGCCGAGGCGGAGGCCGACCGCGAGGCGCGGATCTCGGAGGCGCGGTCGGAGGCCGACGAGATCGTCGCCGAGGCCGAAGCCGAGGCCGATCGCATCGAGGAAGAGCGCCTCGAGGAAGCGCGCGAGGAGATCGAGGAGAAGCGTGAGGAAATCATCGCGGCGGGCCGCCGCGAGCGGACAGAACTCGTCGACGAGGCGAGCGACCGGGTAGAGGAGGTCGTCGAGTTCGCGGTCGAACGGTTCGAGGAGGCGGTACATGCTCAGGCCTGA